The following are encoded together in the Stegostoma tigrinum isolate sSteTig4 chromosome 20, sSteTig4.hap1, whole genome shotgun sequence genome:
- the LOC125462070 gene encoding heparan sulfate glucosamine 3-O-sulfotransferase 1-like, with protein MACLLVGALLLVAQIDRVHSGSSQQREGTLLQSLRYHGGSEGNETELISPQSQSSITSQMIPQTIIIGVRKGGTRALLEMLDIHPDIVVAATEVHFFDWDENYVKGLEWYRKLMPFSYPHQTTIEKTPGYFTSMKAPGRIHDMNSSTKLLLILRDPTERVISDYTQVYYNRLENHKPVQPIEEMVIKNGVLNTKYKAIQRSLYDIHMSNWLRYFPLHQIHIVDGGTLIRNPLKELQKVETFLNIPARIMTSNFYFNQTKGFYCLRSDGKERCLHESKGRPHPVVNSTVLKELHSYFREHNERFFSMVKQSFNWH; from the coding sequence ATGGCCTGCTTACTGGTGGGGGCTCTCCTTTTGGTAGCCCAAATAGATAGGGTGCATTCAGGAAGTTCTCAGCAGAGGGAAGGAACACTGCTTCAGTCATTAAGATACCACGGTGGATCAGAAGGCAATGAAACAGAACTTATCTCGCCACAGTCACAGTCTTCCATTACCAGCCAAATGATTCCACAGACCATCATTATTGGTGTGCGAAAGGGAGGTACAAGGGCTCTGTTAGAGATGTTGGACATTCATCCTGATATTGTGGTTGCTGCCACTGAAGTCCACTTCTTTGACTGGGATGAGAATTATGTTAAAGGCTTAGAATGGTACAGAAAGCTGATGCCTTTCTCTTATCCACACCAGACTACTATTGAGAAAACTCCAGGCTATTTCACTTCCATGAAGGCTCCAGGAAGGATCCATGATATGAACAGTTCAACCAAGTTACTGTTAATTCTGAGAGACCCTACGGAGAGAGTGATATCAGACTACACCCAGGTGTACTACAATCGACTGGAAAACCACAAACCTGTCCAACCTATTGAAGAAATGGTCATCAAAAATGGAGTATTAAATACTAAATACAAAGCCATTCAGAGAAGTCTGTATGACATTCATATGAGTAACTGGCTAAGATACTTTCCACTGCACCAAATACATATAGTTGATGGTGGTACTCTTATCAGAAACCCTCTGAAAGAATTACAGAAAGTGGAAACTTTTCTTAACATTCCTGCTAGGATAATGACCTCAAATTTCTACTTTAATCAAACCAAGGGTTTCTATTGTCTTCGAAGTGATGGTAAAGAAAGATGTTTACATGAATCTAAGGGCCGCCCccatccagttgtgaatagtaCTGTACTGAAGGAGCTACACTCTTACTTCAGAGAACACAATGAAAGATTTTTCAGCATGGTCAAACAGTCATTTAACTGGCATTGA